The proteins below come from a single Oncorhynchus keta strain PuntledgeMale-10-30-2019 chromosome 1, Oket_V2, whole genome shotgun sequence genomic window:
- the lingo3a gene encoding leucine-rich repeat and immunoglobulin-like domain-containing nogo receptor-interacting protein 3a, which translates to MAAGPGMGWPGLLLLLMTTVASTQSQGCPQRCECMAKLKSVACQGKRLSALPDSISSDTRLLDMSGNMLRWVEHGDLLSYPRLEELDLSENIISVLEPNAFSSLQNLRVLSLRGNQLKLVPMGAFSRLTNLTTLDLSGNKIVILLDFTFQDLKSLRNLEVGDNDLVYISNKAFLGLVGLRQLTIERCNLTSISSQSLSYLRSLVTLRLRYLSISSLDDQNFRKLGGLRGLEIDHWPFLEHISPHSLQGLNLSWLSITNTNITSVPTAALRSLAHLTSLNLSYNPISVLESWALRDLVRLKELHLVNTNLMTVQPYALGGLRQIRLLNLSTNALVTLEEGAFQSVNTLETLRVDGNPLSCDCRLLWILQRRKTLNFEGKSPVCAGPMEVQGRALSAFSDSALFDHFTCQKPKIRNRKLQPVTAREGQVVSFVCRAEGEPTPIIFWVSPQRRRITTKSTGRVIVLPEGTLEIRYAQVTDSGTYICIASNAGGNATYFATLTVSALPLDAALMANRTYYTGDLNETNLNDTKVFLKFTLDLKTILISTAMGCCLFLGVVVFCFLMLFAWSRGRGQHKNNFSVEYSFRKVDGPAASGGQGGARKFNMKMI; encoded by the coding sequence ATGGCAGCCGGTCCAGGCATGGGGTGGCCTGGCCTGCTCCTGCTGCTGATGACTACTGTGGCCTCCACTCAGAGCCAAGGCTGTCCCCAGCGCTGTGAGTGCATGGCCAAGCTCAAGTCTGTGGCCTGCCAAGGCAAgcgcctgtctgccctccccgaCAGCATCTCCTCGGACACACGCCTGCTGGACATGAGTGGGAACATGCTTCGCTGGGTGGAGCATGGCgacctcctctcctaccctcggCTGGAGGAGCTAGACCTGAGTGAGAACATCATCAGTGTCCTGGAGCCCAACGCCTTCTCTAGCTTGCAGAACCTGAGGGTGCTGTCGCTGAGGGGGAACCAGCTCAAACTGGTCCCCATGGGCGCCTTCTCACGCCTCACCAACCTCACCACACTAGACCTGAGTGGGAACAAGATCGTCATCCTGTTGGACTTCACTTTCCAGGATCTAAAGAGCCTGAGGAACCTGGAGGTTGGCGACAACGACCTGGTCTACATCTCCAACAAGGCATTTCTGGGCCTGGTGGGTCTGAGGCAGCTCACCATTGAGAGGTGCAACCTGACCTCCATCTCcagccagtctctctcctacctccgcAGCCTGGTCACTCTGCGCCTGCGCTACCTCAGCATCTCCTCCCTGGATGACCAGAACTTCCGTAAGCTGGGCGGGCTGCGGGGTCTGGAGATCGACCATTGGCCCTTCCTGGAACACATCTCCCCCCACAGCCTCCAGGGCCTCAACCTGTCTTGGCTGTCCATCACCAACACTAACATCACCTCTGTGCCCACAGCCGCCCTACGCAGCCTGGCCCACCTCACCAGCCTCAATCTCTCCTACAATCCCATCTCAGTGCTGGAGTCCTGGGCCCTTAGGGACCTGGTCCGGCTGAAGGAGCTACACCTGGTCAACACCAACCTGATGACGGTGCAGCCGTACGCCCTTGGTGGCCTTCGGCAGATCCGCCTGCTTAACCTGTCCACTAACGCCCTGGTAACCCTGGAGGAGGGTGCCTTCCAGTCTGTCAACACCCTGGAGACGCTGCGTGTAGATGGGAACCCTCTGTCCTGTGACTGCCGCCTGCTTTGGATTCTCCAGCGCAGGAAGACCCTCAACTTTGAAGGGAAGTCCCCAGTGTGTGCGGGACCCATGGAGGTGCAGGGCAGGGCCCTCAGCGCCTTCTCAGACTCTGCCCTCTTTGATCACTTTACCTGCCAGAAGCCCAAGATACGCAACAGGAAGCTGCAGCCTGTGACTGCCAGGGAGGGCCAGGTAGTGTCCTTTGTGTGCCGGGCAGAGGGAGAGCCCACACCTATCATCTTCTGGGTATCTCCCCAGCGCCGTCGGATCACTACCAAGAGCACTGGACGTGTCATCGTCCTACCTGAGGGAACGCTGGAGATCCGCTACGCCCAGGTGACTGATAGCGGCACCTACATCTGCATCGCCAGCAATGCCGGGGGTAACGCCACCTACTTTGCCACGCTGACCGTGAGCGCGCTGCCTCTGGACGCAGCGCTCATGGCCAACCGCACATACTACACAGGTGACCTCAACGAGACCAATCTGAACGACACCAAGGTCTTCCTCAAGTTCACCTTGGACCTCAAGACAATCCTGATATCCACAGCCATGGGGTGTTGCTTGTTCCTTGGCGTGGTGGTCTTCTGTTTCCTGATGCTGTTCGCATGGAGCCGGGGCCGGGGGCAGCACAAGAATAACTTCTCAGTAGAGTACTCCTTCAGAAAGGTAGATGGCCCTGCTGCCAGTGGCGGACAGGGAGGGGCCCGTAAGTTCAACATGAAGATGATTTGA